One window of the Candidatus Phycorickettsia trachydisci genome contains the following:
- a CDS encoding glycosyltransferase family 61 protein: MQATPLEDLKTQGLLTSSELPDIIKEEITKLEPSNKKQPANLDKSDLEPETILYTKDLLFVAQLPEGIVVNDGKILTKDCVIIKDTQTSPENDQIKLRELDEKFLYYNGRLAVISSPGSENWYHWLVQVLPRLAILKESKIEYDHIYINGLEEWHKTSLKKFLSCNGINEEKLLIINEDCIIKARELIVPSVPHIPCKGHHGLSWLEETLEGVFLKDDTECETYDKIYISRANASSRKIINEEEIKCKLEDLDFEILYLEKLSPEVQAKIFAHAKIIAGPHGSGFANLIFAEPGFKLIEIDYEKERSYFKEMTEQLGGQYELYHVKSEDISENADPEKDPNMKLCDDFFIRLSGHLGEINT, from the coding sequence ATGCAAGCTACACCATTAGAAGATTTGAAGACGCAAGGATTATTAACTTCTTCTGAACTGCCTGATATAATTAAAGAGGAGATTACAAAATTAGAACCATCTAATAAAAAACAACCTGCAAACTTAGATAAATCTGATTTAGAACCTGAAACTATCCTCTACACAAAAGACCTATTATTTGTGGCTCAATTGCCGGAAGGAATTGTAGTAAACGATGGAAAAATATTAACAAAAGACTGCGTTATTATAAAAGATACACAAACCTCTCCTGAAAATGATCAAATTAAGCTAAGAGAACTAGATGAAAAATTTTTATATTACAACGGAAGACTTGCTGTAATATCTTCACCCGGATCGGAAAATTGGTACCATTGGTTAGTGCAAGTTTTGCCTCGTCTTGCTATACTAAAAGAATCAAAAATCGAATATGACCATATATATATCAACGGATTAGAAGAATGGCACAAAACGTCTCTTAAAAAATTTTTAAGTTGTAATGGTATAAACGAGGAAAAGTTATTGATCATTAACGAAGATTGTATTATTAAAGCGCGGGAGTTAATAGTCCCCTCAGTACCACATATACCCTGTAAGGGCCATCATGGCTTATCTTGGTTAGAAGAAACATTAGAAGGTGTTTTTCTTAAAGATGATACAGAATGTGAAACATATGATAAGATCTACATTTCTAGAGCAAATGCATCTTCCAGAAAAATTATAAATGAGGAAGAGATAAAATGTAAACTCGAAGATTTGGATTTTGAAATTCTATATTTAGAAAAACTTTCACCAGAAGTGCAGGCTAAAATTTTTGCTCATGCAAAAATCATCGCTGGACCACATGGTTCAGGTTTTGCGAACTTAATTTTTGCGGAACCTGGTTTTAAGTTGATAGAAATAGATTATGAAAAAGAAAGAAGTTACTTTAAGGAAATGACAGAACAGTTAGGAGGACAATATGAGCTTTATCATGTGAAAAGCGAAGATATTAGTGAAAACGCTGATCCTGAAAAAGATCCAAATATGAAGTTATGTGATGATTTCTTCATTCGGTTATCAGGTCACCTAGGAGAAATTAATACATAA
- a CDS encoding aspartate kinase, translating into MGIIVQKFGGTSVSNIERIKQIVPKIQKEINRGHYVAVVISAMAGFTNSLVEYCKAISSLINTQEKAIVDFVLSNGENISCGLMSLALNNNGIKSIPLQGWQIPITTDNQNTSALILNINHKIILEYLNQGFVPVICGFQGINNNNITTLGRGGSDITAVAVAASISAERCDIYTDVSGIYSADPRIIHNAYKISKIDHNTMLEFSYQGAKVMHPRSIEIAKTFGINLNVLSSFEEEIGTQIVANKHMEQSKIIGIVCNPNIFMVEIESTKPLHKILLELKAEVLSAFNSGKIIKIICSMEEMNKIEQILEKNYDMFTIRSDVAIVSVIGNRLLNEKSLINKILKVISDFEISYFNPEHSRISMLLNEEDAQNLTQKLHKEFIEDNH; encoded by the coding sequence GTGGGCATAATAGTACAAAAATTTGGCGGTACTTCTGTCTCTAATATTGAGAGAATAAAACAAATTGTTCCTAAGATTCAAAAAGAAATAAACCGGGGTCATTATGTTGCGGTTGTTATATCTGCTATGGCCGGCTTTACTAATTCCTTAGTAGAATACTGTAAAGCAATTTCTTCTTTAATTAATACTCAAGAAAAAGCAATTGTTGACTTTGTGCTCAGCAATGGAGAAAACATTAGCTGTGGCTTGATGTCGTTAGCATTAAATAACAATGGTATCAAATCTATACCGCTACAAGGTTGGCAAATTCCAATTACAACCGATAACCAGAATACAAGTGCTCTTATTTTAAATATTAACCATAAGATTATATTGGAGTATTTAAATCAAGGATTTGTACCAGTTATATGCGGATTTCAGGGCATTAACAATAATAACATTACAACCTTGGGGCGAGGGGGGTCTGACATTACGGCAGTGGCGGTTGCAGCGAGTATTTCAGCGGAACGATGCGATATATATACAGATGTATCGGGCATATATAGTGCAGATCCGCGCATTATTCATAATGCATATAAAATTTCTAAAATAGATCATAATACAATGCTTGAATTTAGCTATCAAGGAGCTAAAGTAATGCATCCCAGAAGTATTGAAATTGCAAAAACTTTTGGAATCAACTTAAACGTTTTATCTTCCTTTGAAGAAGAAATTGGAACACAAATTGTAGCAAACAAACATATGGAACAGAGTAAAATAATAGGAATTGTCTGTAACCCAAATATTTTCATGGTTGAAATAGAATCTACTAAACCATTACACAAGATTTTATTAGAACTAAAAGCTGAGGTACTATCTGCTTTTAATAGTGGAAAGATCATAAAAATTATTTGTTCCATGGAAGAAATGAATAAAATAGAACAGATTTTAGAAAAAAATTATGATATGTTTACTATTAGGAGCGATGTAGCAATAGTTAGCGTTATAGGGAACAGACTGCTAAATGAAAAATCATTAATAAATAAAATTTTAAAAGTTATTTCTGATTTTGAAATTAGCTATTTCAACCCAGAGCATTCAAGGATCAGTATGCTGCTAAACGAAGAGGATGCACAAAATTTAACTCAAAAACTTCATAAAGAATTTATAGAAGATAATCATTAA
- a CDS encoding outer membrane protein assembly factor BamE gives MRTIFFAIFLSLFLQSCATKHIIGQHVDPSDISIIKEKKYNKDQVAELLAAPSFISEKDPNVWYYISRNMKTYPLSKPRVEKQQIVKIAFNTKGNLQNLEVIEDTSESKFVFDSSVTSSQGTQESMFQHWISNFAKFGKKQDRKKR, from the coding sequence TTTTTACAATCATGTGCTACAAAACATATTATAGGTCAACATGTCGACCCTTCAGATATATCAATAATCAAAGAAAAAAAGTATAATAAGGACCAAGTGGCTGAGCTTTTAGCAGCTCCAAGTTTTATATCAGAAAAAGATCCAAACGTATGGTACTATATCAGCCGCAATATGAAAACATACCCCCTATCTAAGCCAAGAGTAGAAAAACAACAAATCGTTAAGATCGCTTTCAATACAAAAGGAAATTTACAAAATCTAGAAGTAATTGAAGATACTAGCGAAAGCAAATTTGTATTTGATAGCAGCGTTACTTCAAGCCAAGGAACTCAGGAATCTATGTTTCAGCATTGGATAAGTAATTTCGCTAAATTTGGTAAAAAACAAGATCGTAAAAAACGTTAA
- a CDS encoding mechanosensitive ion channel family protein yields MSLDNSFGQFLILLDKIWHFVLISVGNKQIELSNIIIAFSLFYFFLRHYHKIGPFLVHRLAESVAPENKEMIEKIFSVLIGVVLAIFILQIANIPLESFAFLGGALALGLGLGVQHLINNLLSSLIITIEKPLSIGDIITIDGKTGKVTDIGNRCITLNTFSNATLFIPNSSILQSSLVNWTKESKPLIHRIQLMVPKVLDIDEVTESITSLLDKKTSKNISPKVILESLNANYYIYLITYKAKINEDSLLFKHHLNIELTKALGTKIIIENIDINKAWA; encoded by the coding sequence ATGAGCTTAGATAATTCATTTGGCCAATTTCTAATATTATTAGATAAAATATGGCATTTTGTCTTAATTTCGGTAGGCAATAAGCAAATTGAATTATCTAACATCATTATCGCCTTTTCATTATTTTATTTTTTTTTAAGACATTATCATAAAATAGGACCTTTTTTAGTTCACAGACTAGCCGAATCAGTAGCTCCTGAAAATAAAGAAATGATAGAAAAAATCTTTTCGGTCTTAATCGGAGTTGTGCTGGCTATTTTTATACTGCAGATTGCAAACATTCCTCTCGAAAGCTTTGCATTTTTGGGAGGTGCCTTAGCCCTTGGTTTAGGGCTTGGGGTCCAACATTTAATCAATAACTTGCTTAGTAGCTTAATCATAACCATCGAAAAACCATTATCTATAGGCGATATTATTACAATAGATGGTAAAACGGGTAAAGTGACAGACATTGGCAACAGATGTATTACCCTGAATACATTTTCAAATGCAACATTGTTTATACCTAATAGTTCTATCCTGCAAAGCAGCTTAGTAAATTGGACAAAAGAGTCAAAGCCATTAATACATCGAATCCAATTAATGGTACCTAAAGTTCTTGATATTGACGAAGTTACCGAATCTATTACCTCTTTGCTTGATAAAAAAACATCAAAAAACATTTCACCCAAAGTGATCTTAGAAAGCTTAAATGCCAACTATTACATTTACTTAATTACCTACAAAGCTAAAATAAATGAGGACTCGCTTCTATTTAAGCATCACCTCAATATAGAGCTAACTAAAGCCCTAGGAACCAAAATTATTATAGAAAATATTGATATAAACAAAGCGTGGGCATAA